The sequence below is a genomic window from Thermodesulfobacteriota bacterium.
ACAAGGCTTAGAAAAAAATTGCTGATTAAGGAAAAAGAGATCGCTGATCTTATAAAGAATTATAAAAATGGCATCAGTAAAATGGAAAATGAAATAGTAAGGGTAAAACAAAATCACCAAATAAACTCCTTTAACACTGCCATAAAAAATAAAAAAATTGAATTCGGTATACTGACCATCCAAAGACGCCTGGCATATATTAAAAAAATCAACACGCCTTATAAATGGATTAATCAGGGAATAGAAGAACTGTTGTATTTGAAACACAAAATTGAAATAGATGCCCAGATAAGTCGCGTCATCAGTGGAATCGATATGGACCAAATGATTCAGGAAATTGATGTGGTGATACAAAGCTATCGCAGCGGTATGGAAAAGTTGGAAATAGACATGAAAAATGTTGAGCTGATGCCCCTTGAAACGATCTGGGAAAGAATAATCGAAAAGGACCAATTTACCTCAGGAAATAATAACCAATCAGATGAACCGGCGCCGATAACTCAAAAAGCTCTTGCAGCCAAAGAAAAAATTAATCGAATGATATGGGAAGAGATCTGCAACGGTAATTTTCAGAGAAAAAATGAAATAACCACACTCTCAACAGAGGCGGCAAAATGCCTTTCCAAATGGAAACATGCTGATCTTTTTCTCAATGGAATAAGCGAAATTTCCCCTGAGGCAGCAAAATATTTATTAAAATGGAAAGGAAACTGGATATGCCTTAACGGTGTGAAAACGCTTTCTGCTGAAACTGCAAAACATCTGTTTCAATGGCAGGGGAATTGGATTTCTTTGAACGGGTTAGGTGAAATTTCATCCGGGATGACGAGATATTTACCGCAGTGGCAAGGAAATCAGCTTGAACTCATGGGACTGAAATATAAAAAGAGCCAGAGCGAACGAGCAGGGCTGAGATCTTTGGCAAGGTGGGAAAAGTCAGGCGGAAAGCTTTATATCCCTGTACAAATTAGAAAGCTGATGAACAAGCTCTAGGGAAGTTTGGTAATTTTGTTTTTATCAGATGAATTTTTGTCAAATTTATAAAGAAATACAGCGATTGCCAGACTTATAAAGTGAACTGAAAAGAAAAAATAAAGCAAATCATTTTTGACTTTTATGGCTATAATGAAGAAAATAATTGCACTATAAACCAGCAGTTTTGTATTCATATCATTTGAGCCTCTGGGGTGTATCAAAAAAGTTGTTCCATTAATTATATCGGCTAAACAGATAAAAACTTTAGGGTTTAAATATATCGCAGCAATCAATCTATTGAAAACCGGTTTAGCGATTACAGCCAATGAGCCGTTTGCGACATCTTCAAGTTTTACTTGCAAATTGTGGTTTTATTCGCTATCATTGTAAAGAAAACGGATAGATATGATGGGGTTAGAGAGGACTGGGGAATTTAAAATTACAACTTAAACTTGAGGATGTGGATATGAAAAAAATGGCTTTGGTTGTGACTTTGCTGATGTTTGCCTTACTGGTTACTTTAAACTGTTCGCGCAAACCCAAACCGATACTGGAAGAAGAGGAATTGATGAAGTTATTAACAAAAATGCAAAATGGCATTGAAGCTAAAATATCTTATAATGATTTCGGAAAGCTACTTACCGAGTCAAAGAATATGCTTGAGCTGCTTAAAAAAGCAGAAAACAAAAACAGCTGTTTTTTTAATTCGGTGACGAAATGTTACACTTCTTATGAGATAAGTAAAAAAGCCTGGAAGCTAAGAGACGATGCTCTAACTGAGAAAAGAAGAATAGACATGGATACCACCCTGTCATTTTCACTGGGATTCGGAGCGGTAAGTCTTGCCAAGGCGAAAGAATGCTTTAAGTAGTTTTACCCTTATGTTCTGTTTATAACTGATGCAAAATACCCAGCACCAAACCCGTTATCAATATTAACCACCGCAACATTCGAACTGCAGCTATTTAACATGGCAAACAAGGCTGTTATCCCTCCAAAACTGACTCCATACCCGACACTGGTCGGTACAGCGATAACAGGTTGTGATACCATTCCTGCCACAACGCTGGGAAGGGCACCTTCCATTCCTGCAACCACAATAAGAATGGATGCGTCATCAATTTGTTTTTTATAGCTAAAAAGACGGTGAATACCGGCTACCCCTACATCGAAAACAGCTTCTACCTGGTTTCCCATGCTTTCTGCGGTCAGGTAAGCTTCCTTTGCCACTGGAATATCGGATGTGCCTGCGGATAGGACTAAAATTTTCCCCTTTCCCTGCAGCGGAATTTTGATTTTCTTAAAAATGATCATCCTGGCATCTTCATGATACTCAATATCAGGAAGGTGCGATTTTATTTTTTGCGCCTTATGACGGTTGACCCTGGTAACCAGGACAATGTTTTCCTGATCAAGTATTTTTTCAATGATGCGGATGATTTGCTCTGCTGTCTTTCCCGGGCCAAAGATGACTTCAGGAAATCCTTTGCGAAGGGATCGGTGGTGATCTATTTGAGCAAAGTCAATGTTTTCAAATGAAATGTGCGTCAGAGTTCTGGCTGCATCATCAACGGATGTTTTGCCAGTGGCCACTGAATGAAGGAGTTTATGTAAAGTTTCCGAGTTCATGGAACTGTATAGATCAAAAAGATTAAAAGGCATTCCGTCAATAAAAGACTATATTCCTCTAACTTTTAATTTTTTATCGCTACTTTTGTGCCCTCCTACCTTCTGCCTTTGTGCCTTCTACCTTTTTGGGGATCATAGGTCCTTTTCAATAATTTTTCCGGATTTTTTAGCAGGTTTTTTAACTGTTGGCTTTGCAGGAGAAACAGGCTTTGATGTGTTTTGAGATTTTTTCCGGGGTAACTTCAGTCTTTTTTCAATTTTGTTTAACTGTTTTTGCATGGACAGCAGTTTTGTCTTGAGTTCTTTTCTTATCTGATTAAACTCTTGCTGGCTATTTTTCTCTTGCTTTTTTAATTGATCATCAAGATATAGTCGATTTATTTTCTTTTGAGCGGAAAGGCTTGAAATATCTTCATTAAATTTAGTCAGATCCTTTTTTATCGAATTTTGTTCTGCGGTTAACCCCATCAGTTTCCCGGAAAAAATAGCGTCAAGATTGTCTAATTTGGTAGAAAAATTATTTATTTCATTTTTTACAGTTTCCAGATCTTTAATGTCTGCCTTTGAGGATTTTATTTTTTTGATCCTGTTTTCCGACTTATAAATTCTGAATTTCAAAGATGATAATTTTTTTTCATAGGAGGCAGTATTGGAGGCAAGCGACTCTTCAATTTTAGCAAGTTGTGAGGAAAGTTCGTTGAGTCTGGTATCAAAATTCTTTGACAGGCTCTGGATGCTAGTGACACCCACGCTTTCGTTGACAGTCACCCTGTTTCGTAAATCAAAATAGACCAAAACAAGAAGAACGCATAAAACGCAAGGGATTAAAATAGAGATGATGGTCACGCGTTTACCTAATTTTTCAAGACGAAGGTTTTTAATTT
It includes:
- the larB gene encoding nickel pincer cofactor biosynthesis protein LarB — its product is MNSETLHKLLHSVATGKTSVDDAARTLTHISFENIDFAQIDHHRSLRKGFPEVIFGPGKTAEQIIRIIEKILDQENIVLVTRVNRHKAQKIKSHLPDIEYHEDARMIIFKKIKIPLQGKGKILVLSAGTSDIPVAKEAYLTAESMGNQVEAVFDVGVAGIHRLFSYKKQIDDASILIVVAGMEGALPSVVAGMVSQPVIAVPTSVGYGVSFGGITALFAMLNSCSSNVAVVNIDNGFGAGYFASVINRT